A stretch of Leptospira sp. WS39.C2 DNA encodes these proteins:
- a CDS encoding YgcG family protein: MKTRFVSQWFVFVLGILLFSQSEILAKEIPKLESRVTYEDGTISKSVASEWEFLLANHERETSNQFAILVVNSLEGEILEEYSLKVAEAWKLGQVGVDNGVLILLAIEDRRVRIEVGYGLEGVLTDVYCKRVIQNIMVPEFQKGVYSVGIRLGLEELLQTATLGITPEEPTLFQKFQSFRGFDFKGNWFLYPLGFLFVGVLFLFGFITAFHYESEGVGMFFFVLIFFQWVPTMFFGYFGWVISNSIYIFGFIFVRLTREKVPFVKNIAKKVTDNVFFTSGGLSGGGSSGSSSGGGGGFSGGGGSFGGGGASGSW, translated from the coding sequence ATGAAAACAAGATTTGTTTCGCAGTGGTTTGTATTTGTCCTAGGGATTCTACTTTTTTCCCAGTCTGAAATACTCGCAAAAGAAATCCCAAAACTGGAATCAAGAGTTACCTATGAGGATGGTACCATCTCCAAATCAGTAGCTTCCGAATGGGAGTTTCTCCTCGCAAATCACGAACGGGAAACTTCAAACCAATTTGCCATCCTTGTTGTAAACTCACTTGAAGGAGAGATCTTAGAAGAATATAGTCTAAAAGTGGCAGAAGCTTGGAAATTAGGCCAGGTTGGTGTAGACAATGGAGTTTTAATTTTACTCGCCATCGAAGATAGAAGGGTTCGCATTGAAGTGGGTTATGGTTTGGAGGGGGTCCTAACAGACGTTTATTGCAAACGTGTCATCCAAAACATTATGGTCCCAGAGTTCCAAAAAGGAGTATATTCTGTTGGGATCCGTTTGGGATTAGAAGAACTTTTACAAACGGCAACCCTCGGGATCACCCCAGAAGAACCTACTTTATTCCAAAAATTCCAATCTTTTAGAGGTTTTGATTTTAAAGGAAATTGGTTTTTATACCCACTTGGATTTTTATTTGTCGGTGTTTTGTTTTTGTTTGGGTTCATCACTGCATTTCACTATGAATCAGAAGGTGTGGGGATGTTTTTTTTCGTTCTGATATTTTTCCAATGGGTACCTACAATGTTTTTTGGATATTTCGGATGGGTTATTAGCAATTCCATTTACATATTCGGATTTATCTTTGTTCGACTCACAAGAGAGAAGGTGCCTTTCGTGAAAAATATTGCTAAAAAAGTAACTGACAATGTATTTTTTACATCAGGTGGTCTTTCGGGTGGCGGCAGTAGTGGGTCGTCAAGTGGTGGCGGTGGAGGGTTTAGTGGAGGAGGTGGGAGTTTTGGAGGTGGAGGGGCTAGTGGGAGTTGGTGA
- a CDS encoding TraB/GumN family protein — protein MRSIKKSTPPRKSDKKGFKTKEPYLFKTIDNTEVHILGTAHISKQSVEEVEKMIQSIKPDVICVELCESRMKSVEDPDYLKKLDIFKVFKERKMWLLLSSLILSSFQKKMGNQDIKPGDEMRKAISLGRKMKKPVIPVDREIQTTLKRSWGNVGFFSKMYLFSALLASLLVKEDVSDEKIEEMKSEDILKDLFSQVPKKYESVKNVIIDERDIYLAEKIRVSTLDKKVKKVVAVVGAGHLAGIERNINLQNDLSVLDEVPKRKIWDSISIVIYPIFFAGLIGYTTWSQGGEAGMDLFSKLVYIKGGLAALGALIAWAHPISILLAFITAPIGTFIPIFKAGWVSALSESYLRKPLVEDFERIAEDSESFAGFWKNRVLHIFLVFFLPQFGSTIGTFIVAGKGLKNLF, from the coding sequence ATGCGTTCAATCAAAAAATCTACTCCCCCAAGAAAATCTGACAAAAAAGGTTTCAAAACAAAAGAACCTTACCTATTTAAAACCATTGACAACACAGAAGTCCACATTTTAGGAACTGCCCACATTTCCAAACAAAGCGTGGAAGAAGTTGAAAAAATGATCCAGAGTATCAAACCAGATGTCATTTGTGTTGAGTTATGTGAATCACGAATGAAGTCAGTGGAAGACCCTGATTATCTTAAAAAATTAGATATATTTAAAGTATTCAAAGAACGTAAAATGTGGTTATTACTTTCGAGCCTCATTTTATCTTCCTTCCAGAAAAAAATGGGAAACCAAGACATCAAACCAGGCGATGAAATGCGAAAAGCCATCTCACTTGGTAGAAAAATGAAAAAACCTGTGATCCCAGTCGATCGCGAAATCCAAACAACACTCAAACGTTCCTGGGGCAATGTTGGATTTTTTTCTAAGATGTATCTCTTCAGTGCATTACTTGCTTCCCTTCTTGTCAAAGAAGATGTTTCGGACGAAAAAATCGAAGAAATGAAATCGGAAGACATTCTGAAAGATTTGTTTTCACAAGTCCCTAAAAAATATGAATCCGTTAAGAATGTCATCATTGATGAAAGGGATATCTATTTAGCTGAAAAAATACGAGTTTCCACCTTAGATAAAAAGGTAAAAAAAGTGGTAGCAGTTGTGGGAGCGGGACACCTTGCCGGGATTGAAAGAAACATCAATCTTCAAAATGACTTATCTGTGTTAGATGAAGTTCCAAAACGTAAAATTTGGGATAGTATCAGTATTGTCATTTATCCTATATTTTTTGCTGGTCTCATTGGATATACCACTTGGAGCCAAGGGGGAGAGGCGGGAATGGATTTATTTTCCAAACTCGTCTACATCAAAGGAGGACTTGCTGCACTCGGAGCTCTCATTGCTTGGGCTCACCCCATTTCTATTTTACTTGCTTTCATCACGGCTCCAATTGGAACCTTTATTCCCATCTTTAAAGCAGGGTGGGTGAGTGCATTGTCAGAATCCTATTTACGTAAACCTCTTGTTGAAGACTTTGAACGGATTGCTGAAGACTCTGAAAGTTTTGCAGGATTTTGGAAAAATCGTGTCCTCCATATCTTTTTAGTTTTTTTCCTCCCACAGTTTGGATCCACAATTGGAACCTTTATTGTGGCAGGAAAAGGCTTGAAGAATTTGTTTTAA
- the gltB gene encoding glutamate synthase large subunit, protein MSKSNQPPILPPLGPQAQGMYDPAMDKDSCGVGFIANYKGKRSRDIVDKGIRLMCNLEHRGAEGADPKTGDGAGIMINIPDVFFRKNLPFTLPKEGDYAVGFLFLPQNAEVRAAIENVIEKIIIDEGEEFLGFRDVPVNKEYAGVVASKTIPVFKQVFIGKKSKKIKTSDDFERKLFLIRRLIDRRIRAELKLDRSQYYVPSFSSRTIVYKGMLLGDQVKKFYEDLKSPDLTSAFCLTHTRFSTNTFPTWDLAHPYRQIAHNGEINTLRGNMNWMAARQMVMQSPLYGDELKRMLPIVMEGQSDTATFDTVLELLVMGGRSLPHSVMMMIPEAWSKNKAMDADRRAFYEYHATFMEPWDGPAAIAFTDGRIIGATLDRNGLRPARYIVTKDDEVIMSSEAGVLNLPPEEVLVQDRLRPGRMLLIDMEKGQILDDEEIKKQISTQKPYRKWVEDNMIRLGSLPDPENVKQPQHETILERQRAFGYTHEDVFTLIKPMGVSGEEPIGSMGVDSSLAVLSEKPQPLFRYFKQNFAQVTNPPIDPIREELVMELTTYIGPEGNLLSEEPEHAHRLELEHPILTNEDFEKIKQISEGHFKAKTFEILFDPSKKHDMRNSLDRVCVDAAKAVREQGVNLIILTDHGVGEKKAAIPSLLAVAGLHHYLIREGLRTKAGIVLESGEPREVSHFALLCGYGANAINPYLAFETIADLSLQGLLPEVPNYKDAKKKYIKSIGKGLFKVFSKMGISTLQSYCGAQIFEAVGLDSELVNTYFAGTQSRIEGLSLEMLEEETVRRHKAAYDPTFFPNNLEPGGVHYYRKNGDSHLYTPITVHKLQKATQENDYKTFKEFSALIDNQNERAITLRSLFQLDFDGSKAIPIEEVESVKSILKRFQTGAMSHGSISWEAHTTLAIAMNRIGAKSNTGEGGEDPVRFKTLPNGDSMRSAIKQVASARFGVTMEYLTNADDIQIKMAQGAKPGEGGQLPGHKVDKYIGWLRYSTPGVTLISPPPHHDIYSIEDLKQLIFDLKNSNPRARISVKLVSESGVGTVAAGVAKAHADHILIAGHEGGTGASPISSIHHAGTPWELGLSETHQTLVANGLRDRVYLAVDGKLLTGKDVVVGALLGAEEFGFSTSALVAVGCIMMRKCHLNTCPVGVATQDEFLRSKFTGKPEYVVNFMTFVAEEVREIMAKLGFRTFEEMIGQVEKIKFKRPHHHWKARGLDFSKVLHRPNPVFPTGLYRAKEQNHHLDEQIDNELIRKSLAAIDHKQPVKIQTSIVNLNRSVGTMLSHEVTKKYGVDGLAEDTIDIEFTGTAGQSFGAFVTKGMTLRLIGEGNDYVGKGLCGGKLIFQTPKNAPYKAEENIVIGNTCFIGATGGHAYVNGMAGERFCVRNSGAHVIVEGTGDHGCEYMTGGRVIILGEIGRNFAAGMSGGIAYLWDPKKNKEALINKEMVDLDPLTDASEIAEIKKMVEDHKKYTGSKRAEEVLNNWNEVVKQMIKVIPRDYKKALEKMATDSGSEKQKQEGVTTRG, encoded by the coding sequence ATGTCAAAATCTAACCAACCACCCATCCTTCCGCCACTCGGCCCACAGGCCCAAGGTATGTATGATCCTGCCATGGACAAAGACTCCTGTGGTGTTGGTTTTATCGCAAATTATAAGGGAAAACGTTCCCGTGACATCGTAGACAAAGGGATCCGTCTCATGTGTAACCTCGAACACCGAGGTGCTGAAGGTGCAGACCCAAAAACGGGTGATGGTGCTGGGATTATGATCAATATCCCGGATGTTTTTTTCCGTAAAAACCTTCCTTTCACCTTACCAAAAGAGGGTGATTATGCTGTTGGATTTTTATTTTTACCACAAAACGCAGAAGTTCGAGCGGCCATTGAAAACGTAATCGAAAAAATCATCATTGATGAAGGGGAAGAGTTCCTTGGATTTCGTGATGTTCCAGTGAACAAAGAGTATGCGGGTGTGGTAGCTTCCAAAACCATCCCAGTCTTCAAACAAGTGTTTATCGGGAAAAAATCCAAAAAAATCAAAACTTCGGATGATTTTGAGAGAAAACTATTCCTCATCAGACGACTCATTGACAGACGAATTCGTGCCGAACTGAAACTCGATCGTTCTCAATACTACGTACCTAGTTTTTCTTCTAGAACCATCGTTTACAAAGGGATGTTACTTGGGGACCAAGTCAAAAAATTCTACGAAGATCTAAAGTCACCTGACCTCACTTCGGCGTTCTGTTTGACTCACACGAGGTTTTCGACAAACACCTTCCCTACTTGGGACTTGGCTCACCCTTACCGACAAATTGCTCACAATGGTGAGATCAACACTTTACGTGGAAACATGAACTGGATGGCAGCTCGCCAAATGGTCATGCAATCTCCGTTATACGGTGATGAACTAAAAAGAATGCTTCCTATCGTTATGGAAGGACAATCGGATACTGCAACATTTGATACTGTGCTTGAACTACTCGTGATGGGTGGTAGATCACTTCCTCATTCGGTAATGATGATGATCCCTGAGGCTTGGTCGAAAAACAAAGCCATGGATGCCGACAGACGCGCGTTCTACGAATACCATGCTACATTTATGGAACCATGGGATGGACCTGCTGCGATTGCGTTCACAGACGGAAGGATCATTGGCGCCACTCTGGATAGAAATGGTTTAAGACCTGCTCGTTATATCGTAACCAAAGATGATGAAGTGATCATGTCTTCTGAAGCGGGAGTTCTCAACTTACCTCCAGAAGAAGTCCTTGTCCAAGACAGACTTCGCCCAGGAAGGATGCTCCTCATCGATATGGAAAAAGGCCAAATCCTTGACGATGAAGAAATCAAAAAACAAATCTCTACCCAAAAACCATACCGCAAATGGGTAGAAGACAATATGATTCGATTGGGTTCTTTACCAGACCCAGAGAACGTAAAACAACCCCAACACGAAACGATTTTAGAAAGACAAAGAGCATTTGGTTACACACACGAAGATGTGTTTACCCTCATTAAACCAATGGGTGTGTCGGGGGAAGAACCTATAGGTTCTATGGGTGTGGATTCTTCTCTTGCTGTTCTCAGTGAAAAACCACAACCTCTCTTCCGTTACTTCAAACAAAATTTTGCACAAGTGACAAACCCACCGATTGATCCCATCCGAGAAGAACTGGTAATGGAGCTTACAACCTATATTGGGCCGGAAGGGAACCTACTTTCGGAAGAACCAGAACATGCCCATAGGTTAGAGTTGGAACACCCAATCCTTACCAATGAAGATTTCGAAAAGATCAAACAAATCAGTGAAGGTCATTTCAAAGCGAAAACATTTGAAATCCTCTTTGATCCATCCAAAAAACATGATATGCGTAACTCACTCGATCGTGTGTGTGTGGATGCAGCAAAAGCTGTTCGAGAACAAGGGGTAAACCTCATCATCCTCACTGACCATGGTGTCGGTGAAAAAAAGGCAGCCATCCCATCTCTACTTGCAGTGGCAGGACTCCACCACTACCTCATCCGAGAAGGACTCCGCACTAAAGCAGGAATTGTTTTAGAATCTGGGGAACCAAGAGAAGTCTCCCACTTCGCTTTGTTATGCGGGTATGGTGCGAACGCCATTAACCCATACCTTGCGTTTGAAACGATTGCGGATTTGTCTCTCCAAGGACTTTTACCAGAAGTTCCAAACTACAAAGATGCAAAGAAAAAATACATCAAATCCATTGGAAAAGGACTCTTCAAAGTATTCTCCAAAATGGGAATTTCCACATTACAATCGTATTGTGGTGCACAAATCTTTGAAGCGGTAGGACTTGATTCTGAACTTGTAAATACTTACTTTGCAGGAACACAATCCAGAATTGAAGGACTTTCGCTTGAGATGTTGGAAGAAGAAACCGTTCGTCGCCACAAAGCGGCTTATGACCCAACTTTTTTCCCAAACAACTTAGAACCAGGTGGAGTGCACTACTACCGTAAAAATGGTGATAGCCATCTTTACACTCCGATCACAGTTCATAAATTACAAAAGGCAACACAAGAAAACGATTACAAAACCTTCAAAGAGTTTTCTGCTCTCATCGACAACCAAAACGAAAGAGCGATCACACTTAGAAGTTTGTTCCAATTGGACTTTGATGGTTCCAAGGCCATCCCAATCGAAGAAGTGGAATCGGTAAAATCCATTCTCAAACGTTTCCAAACAGGTGCGATGAGCCATGGTTCCATTTCTTGGGAAGCGCATACAACTCTTGCCATCGCCATGAACCGCATCGGAGCAAAATCCAATACAGGAGAAGGTGGAGAAGACCCAGTTCGTTTTAAAACCCTCCCGAATGGAGATAGCATGCGTTCGGCGATCAAACAAGTTGCGTCTGCAAGGTTTGGTGTGACAATGGAATACCTCACAAACGCAGATGACATCCAAATTAAGATGGCACAGGGCGCAAAACCAGGAGAAGGTGGACAGTTACCAGGACACAAGGTAGACAAATACATTGGATGGTTACGTTACTCCACACCAGGAGTAACACTCATCTCCCCTCCTCCTCACCATGATATTTATTCGATCGAAGATTTGAAACAGCTCATCTTCGATTTAAAAAACTCAAACCCAAGAGCTCGTATCTCCGTAAAACTCGTTTCGGAATCAGGTGTGGGAACTGTGGCGGCAGGGGTTGCAAAAGCCCATGCAGATCATATCCTCATCGCAGGTCACGAAGGAGGAACTGGAGCAAGTCCAATTTCTTCCATCCACCATGCAGGAACTCCTTGGGAACTTGGACTTTCAGAAACCCACCAAACACTTGTTGCAAACGGTTTACGTGACCGTGTGTATCTAGCGGTAGACGGGAAACTCCTCACAGGAAAAGACGTGGTTGTGGGAGCACTCCTCGGTGCGGAAGAGTTTGGATTTTCTACTTCAGCACTTGTGGCTGTTGGTTGTATCATGATGCGTAAATGCCATCTCAATACATGCCCAGTGGGAGTTGCAACCCAAGATGAATTTTTAAGAAGTAAATTCACAGGAAAACCTGAGTATGTTGTGAATTTTATGACCTTTGTTGCGGAAGAAGTGCGTGAGATCATGGCAAAACTTGGTTTCAGAACCTTCGAAGAAATGATTGGCCAAGTGGAAAAAATCAAATTCAAACGACCTCACCACCATTGGAAGGCGCGTGGGCTTGATTTTAGCAAAGTGCTCCATAGACCAAACCCAGTTTTCCCTACAGGTCTTTACCGTGCTAAAGAACAAAACCACCACTTGGACGAACAGATCGATAACGAACTGATTCGTAAGTCCCTTGCGGCGATTGATCACAAACAACCTGTGAAAATCCAAACTTCCATTGTGAACTTAAACCGCTCTGTGGGAACCATGCTCAGCCACGAAGTAACAAAAAAATACGGTGTGGATGGACTCGCAGAAGATACAATCGACATCGAATTTACAGGAACCGCAGGACAGTCGTTTGGTGCCTTTGTTACCAAAGGTATGACACTTCGCCTCATTGGAGAAGGAAACGATTATGTAGGAAAAGGTCTTTGTGGTGGAAAACTCATCTTCCAAACTCCTAAAAATGCTCCTTACAAAGCAGAAGAAAACATCGTCATCGGGAACACTTGTTTTATCGGTGCGACGGGTGGTCATGCTTATGTGAATGGGATGGCTGGCGAAAGATTCTGTGTCAGAAACTCAGGCGCTCATGTCATAGTGGAAGGAACGGGTGACCATGGTTGTGAATACATGACCGGGGGAAGAGTGATCATCCTTGGTGAAATCGGCCGTAACTTTGCCGCTGGTATGTCTGGTGGAATTGCTTACCTTTGGGATCCAAAGAAAAACAAAGAAGCTCTCATCAATAAAGAGATGGTCGACTTAGATCCGTTAACCGATGCATCTGAAATTGCAGAAATCAAAAAGATGGTGGAAGACCATAAAAAATACACAGGCTCCAAACGTGCAGAAGAAGTTCTAAACAATTGGAATGAAGTCGTAAAACAAATGATCAAAGTGATTCCGAGAGATTACAAAAAAGCATTAGAAAAAATGGCTACTGATAGTGGATCGGAAAAACAAAAACAAGAGGGGGTAACAACTCGTGGGTAA
- a CDS encoding chemotaxis protein CheD, which produces MSIKSKIINVGIADIKVGKDTDVLRTTLGSCIGIVLYDPEQKIGAISHIMLAKDPTGKDMSKFPHKYGETALPILIDMMKKEGSNIGQYSCRIFGGASMFKGINSQFLQNIGEQNILIVKKFMEEKKIPIIVEDVSGNEGRTISLYCEDGRVLLKKAGMEKYLYKVR; this is translated from the coding sequence ATGTCTATAAAATCCAAAATCATCAATGTGGGAATTGCTGACATTAAGGTCGGAAAAGATACTGATGTACTCCGAACCACATTGGGTTCTTGCATCGGAATCGTTTTGTATGACCCCGAGCAAAAAATCGGAGCGATCTCACACATCATGCTCGCAAAAGATCCCACAGGAAAAGACATGAGTAAATTTCCTCATAAATATGGAGAAACCGCTCTCCCCATACTTATCGATATGATGAAAAAAGAAGGGTCTAACATTGGCCAATACTCTTGCCGTATTTTTGGCGGGGCTTCCATGTTCAAAGGAATCAATTCTCAATTTTTACAAAACATTGGGGAACAAAACATTCTCATCGTCAAAAAATTCATGGAAGAGAAAAAAATCCCGATCATTGTCGAAGATGTATCTGGTAACGAAGGAAGAACCATCAGTCTTTACTGTGAAGACGGTCGCGTTTTGCTAAAAAAAGCTGGTATGGAAAAATACCTTTATAAGGTGCGTTAG
- a CDS encoding shikimate kinase — translation MNIILIGARGAGKSKVSRSLSKQSEIPVVSTDSVAVYEAGGIPIPEFVEKNGWKVFRDLEFSILQKLETANGIILDCGGGILFDLDESGNEIVSQRKMELLRKIGRIVYLERGIEELIEKVKGDKTRPDLSKVTSYRHILERRLPIYQEVAHFKLNLSKISKEEAAERILDWLGLKSK, via the coding sequence ATGAATATCATTTTAATTGGTGCCAGAGGTGCTGGTAAATCAAAGGTTTCTAGGTCACTTTCGAAACAATCAGAAATCCCGGTTGTGTCTACAGATTCTGTAGCAGTTTATGAAGCCGGTGGAATCCCAATTCCAGAGTTTGTAGAAAAAAATGGATGGAAAGTTTTTCGTGATTTAGAATTTTCCATCCTTCAAAAGTTAGAAACTGCAAATGGAATCATTTTAGATTGTGGTGGTGGGATTTTATTTGATTTAGATGAATCTGGAAATGAAATCGTAAGCCAAAGGAAAATGGAACTCTTACGAAAGATTGGAAGGATTGTATACCTTGAACGAGGGATCGAGGAACTTATCGAAAAAGTGAAAGGTGATAAAACAAGACCTGATCTTTCCAAAGTCACATCATACCGACATATCTTAGAGCGGCGCTTACCTATTTACCAAGAAGTTGCCCATTTTAAATTAAATCTTTCGAAAATTTCCAAAGAAGAAGCCGCTGAACGGATCTTAGATTGGTTAGGACTCAAATCCAAATAA
- a CDS encoding four-helix bundle copper-binding protein, whose amino-acid sequence MNRKELLQKAGMAVAVSGILSTLSAEDHDHSPTMPTAGKSKYAKAMMAAIHCQLSAEVCLSHCLTELGKGDKAMAACATSTREVISLCDSFVKLASQNSSFTKKLANLCVEVCEACAKECDKHANHHAVCKECKDSCLACVKELKKV is encoded by the coding sequence ATGAATCGTAAAGAATTATTGCAAAAAGCAGGGATGGCAGTGGCTGTTTCTGGTATTTTATCCACACTTTCTGCTGAAGACCATGACCATTCGCCAACAATGCCAACAGCTGGTAAATCTAAGTATGCGAAAGCGATGATGGCTGCCATCCATTGCCAACTTTCTGCTGAAGTATGCCTGAGCCATTGTCTCACTGAACTTGGAAAAGGTGACAAAGCAATGGCAGCTTGTGCAACTTCTACTCGTGAAGTGATCAGTCTCTGTGACTCGTTTGTAAAATTAGCGAGCCAAAACTCATCGTTCACAAAAAAACTAGCAAATTTATGTGTGGAAGTTTGTGAAGCTTGTGCGAAAGAATGTGACAAACACGCAAATCACCATGCTGTTTGTAAAGAATGCAAAGACAGTTGTCTTGCATGTGTAAAAGAACTAAAAAAAGTATAA
- a CDS encoding esterase/lipase family protein produces the protein MFRFIEYLERFWALLSFYLPSHLSIEDNKDKNILIVPGFNSGRFFYARLKSNLDNLGFKVGILSTLRNPSSLEEAVQYLSKQILTAPNEVTLIAHNTGGLLVLILPDEARRKVKRLITLGTPFHGSDRFTNTRFSFWGYESDWVKTNYKNALFFPLFQPLSAIEDFSFPPQESTEFGQGRDLWFDIPGNYNLVRRYENIRTLREFLGTPKDNINISPSPKANPEFAVPKKIEVDFSKYEPSVYKKNKDKLTKKKSPANKSKPKQTTKAKPKKKTKR, from the coding sequence ATGTTTCGATTCATTGAATATCTGGAACGATTTTGGGCTTTATTGTCTTTTTACCTCCCTAGTCACTTGTCGATAGAAGACAACAAAGACAAAAACATTCTCATTGTACCAGGCTTTAATTCTGGTCGTTTTTTTTATGCAAGGTTAAAATCCAATTTGGATAATTTAGGGTTTAAAGTGGGGATCTTATCCACCTTAAGAAACCCAAGTTCTTTAGAAGAGGCAGTCCAATATCTATCGAAACAGATACTAACAGCACCTAACGAAGTTACTTTGATAGCACATAATACGGGTGGACTTTTGGTTTTGATATTACCTGACGAAGCGAGGCGTAAAGTGAAACGTCTCATCACTTTGGGCACACCATTTCACGGATCAGATCGTTTTACGAATACTAGGTTTTCCTTTTGGGGTTATGAATCCGACTGGGTAAAAACCAATTATAAAAACGCTTTGTTTTTCCCACTTTTCCAACCACTTTCTGCCATTGAAGATTTTAGTTTCCCTCCCCAAGAAAGTACTGAGTTTGGACAAGGCCGTGATTTATGGTTTGATATCCCAGGAAATTACAACCTTGTTCGGCGTTATGAAAACATAAGAACCTTACGAGAGTTTTTAGGTACACCTAAAGACAATATCAACATCTCACCAAGCCCGAAAGCAAATCCTGAATTTGCAGTTCCTAAAAAAATCGAAGTGGATTTTTCAAAATACGAACCTTCGGTCTACAAAAAAAATAAAGATAAATTAACAAAAAAGAAATCTCCAGCTAACAAAAGCAAGCCGAAACAGACTACAAAAGCAAAACCGAAAAAGAAAACCAAACGTTAA
- a CDS encoding HDOD domain-containing protein: MLKSKVDEVLQDVNKLPAISSVVSKVLEKLQKPDVNIADLAQEISKDPAITANVIKLSNSAYYRASKPIRTVQEALMTLGIKTVKEIVLLTAAKGILAQDLNSYQLEAAQLWTSSLLVAELSSKIVQHKKLKIDKDLAFTSGLLCSVGKIVLAQFFSPVMMQIKTDLKDNQEPFPSLEKKYFGYTHMEVSETLLKRWNFPEELTDVVAHYLTPENSKVNPLLTSVVHIASILIVVSGIGIDIGGESVPISPFALSQTGVTDADIETYFVHIPDLQAGLADLLNV, translated from the coding sequence ATGCTAAAATCAAAAGTTGATGAAGTATTACAAGACGTAAATAAATTGCCGGCAATCTCATCGGTGGTATCCAAAGTATTGGAGAAATTACAAAAACCTGATGTAAATATTGCTGATTTGGCACAGGAAATTTCAAAAGATCCAGCCATCACTGCGAATGTGATCAAACTTTCGAATTCTGCTTATTACCGAGCATCCAAACCAATCCGTACAGTACAAGAAGCCTTGATGACTTTAGGGATTAAAACGGTAAAAGAAATTGTACTGCTCACTGCTGCAAAAGGAATCCTTGCTCAAGATTTAAATAGTTACCAATTAGAAGCGGCTCAATTATGGACTTCTTCCTTACTTGTTGCCGAACTATCTAGTAAAATCGTACAACATAAAAAGTTAAAGATAGACAAAGACTTAGCATTCACATCGGGCCTTCTTTGTAGTGTGGGAAAGATTGTCCTTGCACAGTTTTTTAGTCCAGTGATGATGCAGATCAAAACAGACCTAAAAGACAACCAAGAACCATTTCCTTCCTTGGAAAAAAAATACTTTGGTTATACTCATATGGAAGTATCTGAAACACTATTAAAACGATGGAACTTCCCTGAAGAACTCACTGATGTCGTGGCTCACTACTTAACACCTGAAAATTCGAAGGTGAATCCCCTTCTCACTTCCGTTGTCCACATTGCGAGTATTCTCATTGTGGTCTCAGGGATTGGAATAGATATTGGTGGTGAGTCCGTTCCTATTTCTCCATTTGCACTTAGCCAAACAGGTGTTACTGACGCTGACATAGAAACATATTTTGTTCATATACCTGACTTACAAGCTGGCCTTGCTGATTTATTAAATGTTTAA